One segment of Dolichospermum sp. DET69 DNA contains the following:
- a CDS encoding tetratricopeptide repeat protein produces the protein MKNKNPIFSDLALKSAIFLSPLLLSTAFISSYLVPSATAQILSNQEREELARLREETKAQKQVQSNFERAFTRTNTLLNIWLTILSLFPVALIAILWFFRRAVIREIGERAMQQIQGIKNLQTQLTTVQSEAKQLIQESKNTTQELAQEVNNLKQKIQGEEQNLSILLSDLPKSKQEFLTALELEVKSAQENISNLEFRLNTQLEQLSLSAQQQRIAIDNVKKLEIELFSQFTQLKSEVETQKDIAVNSIEQSRADLISQSQGLVQSLESETQEQKYHALESLAKLQSEFTHELSQFQLDVKNQKDIVTENIETLNNIFKSDVTELKTDAQVQKYQLLDGLAKIQDEFSHQVGELQNTAIQRQRQIIENLEKSGGEFTSQFSDLQTDVNKQQTTVLENLQKLEAEFSHQVRELQNTAIQRQQQIINNLQKSGGEFTSQFSDLQTDVQKQQNTVLENLQKLEAEFSHQVGELQNTAIQRQQQIIDNLEKSGGEFTSQFSDLQTDVQKQQTTVLENLQKLEAEFSHQVGELQNTAIQRQQQIIENLEKSGGEFTSQFSDLQTDVQKQQTTVLENLQKLEIDAQQRKEIILKELAEITPTPAPEKAPAALQPQVSIDDYIKRAEMLFLEKRHEDALAIYEQLIKIQPENPENWLKRGIILNRLKRYKDAIASYNQAIKINPEYHQAWCDIGVACGNLGKHQEAFNCFDKVTKIKPDDGVAWVNRGLSLVELERYEDAVASFDKALEFQPNSPKVWDKRGYTLVMLGEDDEAITSFDKALEIKFDYPSAYYNKAACYALQRKVELALENLQKAIEFNPIYREDAASDIDFDEIKNEPGFQTLIQS, from the coding sequence ATGAAAAACAAAAACCCCATATTCTCAGATCTAGCTTTAAAAAGCGCCATTTTCTTGTCACCCTTACTGCTATCAACGGCTTTTATCAGTAGCTATCTTGTACCATCTGCTACGGCTCAGATACTATCAAATCAGGAACGAGAAGAATTAGCGCGACTACGAGAGGAAACTAAAGCTCAAAAACAAGTTCAATCGAATTTTGAACGAGCTTTTACTCGCACCAACACTTTACTTAATATTTGGTTGACTATTTTAAGTTTATTTCCTGTGGCTTTAATTGCTATATTATGGTTTTTTCGTCGAGCCGTAATTCGAGAAATTGGAGAACGAGCAATGCAGCAAATCCAAGGTATTAAAAATTTACAAACTCAATTAACTACAGTTCAATCAGAAGCAAAACAACTAATTCAAGAATCTAAAAATACTACTCAAGAATTAGCACAGGAAGTTAATAATCTGAAACAAAAGATTCAAGGGGAGGAACAAAATTTATCTATTCTTTTATCTGATTTACCCAAATCAAAACAAGAGTTTTTAACAGCTTTGGAACTTGAAGTTAAATCTGCTCAAGAGAATATTAGTAATTTAGAATTTAGATTAAATACTCAACTAGAACAATTAAGTTTATCTGCTCAACAACAAAGAATTGCAATTGACAATGTTAAAAAATTAGAGATAGAGTTATTCTCTCAATTTACCCAACTTAAATCAGAAGTAGAAACCCAAAAAGATATTGCTGTTAATAGTATTGAACAATCTCGCGCTGATTTGATATCTCAGTCTCAGGGATTAGTTCAGAGTTTGGAGTCAGAGACTCAAGAACAAAAATATCATGCTTTAGAAAGTTTGGCAAAATTACAATCAGAATTTACTCATGAATTATCACAATTTCAATTAGATGTTAAAAATCAAAAAGATATAGTTACAGAAAATATCGAAACTCTTAATAATATATTTAAGTCAGATGTTACTGAATTAAAAACTGATGCTCAAGTTCAAAAATATCAATTGCTTGATGGTTTAGCTAAAATACAAGACGAATTTTCTCATCAAGTTGGAGAGTTACAAAATACAGCTATTCAACGACAACGGCAAATTATTGAGAATTTAGAAAAATCTGGAGGAGAATTTACATCTCAATTTTCAGATTTACAAACTGACGTGAACAAACAGCAAACTACTGTTCTGGAAAATTTGCAAAAATTAGAAGCTGAATTTTCTCATCAAGTTCGAGAATTACAAAATACAGCTATTCAACGACAACAGCAAATTATTAATAATTTACAAAAATCTGGAGGAGAATTTACATCTCAATTCTCAGATTTACAGACTGACGTGCAAAAACAGCAAAATACTGTTTTGGAAAATTTGCAAAAGTTAGAAGCTGAATTTTCTCATCAAGTTGGAGAATTACAAAATACAGCTATTCAACGACAACAGCAAATTATTGATAATTTAGAAAAATCTGGAGGAGAATTTACATCTCAATTTTCAGATTTACAAACTGACGTGCAAAAACAGCAAACTACTGTTCTAGAAAATTTGCAAAAATTAGAAGCTGAATTTTCTCACCAAGTTGGAGAATTACAAAATACAGCTATTCAACGACAACAGCAAATTATTGAGAATTTAGAAAAATCTGGAGGAGAATTTACATCTCAATTCTCAGATTTACAAACTGACGTGCAAAAACAGCAAACTACTGTTCTGGAAAATTTGCAAAAGTTAGAAATTGATGCTCAACAACGTAAAGAGATAATTCTCAAAGAGTTAGCCGAAATTACACCAACTCCAGCGCCAGAAAAAGCACCAGCAGCATTACAACCACAAGTTTCTATTGATGATTATATCAAACGAGCAGAAATGCTATTTTTAGAAAAACGTCATGAAGATGCTTTAGCTATTTATGAACAACTTATTAAAATTCAACCAGAAAATCCAGAAAATTGGCTAAAACGTGGCATAATCCTTAATCGTCTAAAACGCTATAAAGATGCTATAGCTTCCTACAATCAAGCTATCAAAATCAATCCTGAATATCATCAAGCTTGGTGTGATATTGGTGTAGCTTGTGGAAATTTAGGCAAACATCAAGAGGCTTTTAACTGTTTTGATAAAGTCACTAAAATTAAACCTGATGATGGAGTTGCTTGGGTAAATCGTGGTTTATCTTTGGTAGAATTAGAACGTTATGAAGATGCAGTTGCTTCTTTTGATAAAGCTTTAGAATTTCAACCCAATTCTCCTAAAGTTTGGGATAAACGAGGTTACACATTGGTAATGTTGGGAGAAGATGATGAAGCAATTACCAGTTTCGATAAAGCACTAGAAATTAAATTTGATTATCCTAGTGCCTATTATAACAAAGCTGCTTGTTATGCACTACAAAGAAAGGTGGAATTAGCTTTAGAAAATCTGCAAAAAGCCATTGAATTTAATCCCATTTATCGAGAAGATGCTGCAAGTGACATTGATTTTGATGAGATTAAAAATGAGCCGGGTTTCCAAACATTAATTCAGAGTTAA
- a CDS encoding type II toxin-antitoxin system RelE/ParE family toxin, which translates to MEQADKPLVWLHGEVKTPPFTEAARIEVGVLLRRLQQGENLEMPHSRQMPSMGTHCHELRVRDADKNWRIIYRIDDDAILIVEVFNKSSRETPDSVIDICKKRLGKYDRD; encoded by the coding sequence ATGGAGCAAGCTGATAAACCTCTAGTTTGGCTACATGGGGAAGTTAAAACTCCGCCATTTACTGAAGCAGCACGAATAGAGGTTGGTGTATTACTGAGGCGTTTACAGCAAGGTGAAAATCTCGAAATGCCTCATTCTCGACAAATGCCAAGTATGGGAACACACTGTCACGAGTTAAGGGTGAGAGATGCAGATAAGAATTGGAGAATCATTTACAGAATTGATGATGATGCGATATTAATTGTGGAAGTATTCAACAAAAGTTCCAGAGAAACACCAGATAGTGTGATTGATATCTGTAAAAAACGGTTAGGTAAATATGACAGAGATTGA
- a CDS encoding helix-turn-helix transcriptional regulator, with amino-acid sequence MDKSKRERLEAKGWKVGTVAEFLELTPEEAALVEIKLALSRSLKERRQNLMTQADLAAKLHSSQPRIANAENGDASVSIELLIRAMLATGATPQDIGKVIASIRE; translated from the coding sequence ATGGATAAATCAAAGAGAGAACGTCTAGAAGCTAAAGGTTGGAAAGTTGGAACAGTCGCAGAATTTCTGGAACTAACCCCAGAGGAAGCAGCGTTAGTAGAAATTAAATTAGCTCTCAGTCGCAGTTTGAAAGAACGAAGACAAAATTTAATGACTCAGGCTGATTTAGCAGCGAAACTTCATTCTAGTCAACCCAGAATTGCTAATGCTGAAAATGGAGATGCTTCTGTTTCAATTGAGTTATTGATCCGGGCGATGTTAGCTACTGGTGCAACTCCCCAAGATATCGGTAAAGTCATTGCTAGTATTAGGGAGTGA
- a CDS encoding FAD-dependent oxidoreductase → MNRRPKKGLQTVISFSLFTTFLTPYAVSYTPPRTPDKTVNCEILIVGGGLSGVATAYEGLLAGRTVCLTEITDWLGGQISSQGTSALDERPTQRDKQFYSRGYLELRDRIERKYGKLNPGDCWVSDSCFLPHDAHDIMAQMLKDAEKKGKGKLQWFPNTVIKDLEISKDGKIINNAIAIQHQPAENQPPLNTNPLSQTIEDAYSYKNSSLLNKTIIRFLPKPEQNNLGKWYVVDASETGEIIALADVPYRLGIDARSYLEPSSSSTTNDPYCTQGFTYTFAMEATNEPQKQIMPPFYLQYSPYFSYELKRLANFDLVFTYRRIWSPQKGQPTNFNGVKFTAPTPGDISMQNWTWGNDYRPGTAADNLVYTRQQLQAKGQLKPGGWQGGLRTETLRKAEEKAFSFFYWLYGGTTDSQLGNGVKKPQTNIRFLTGLDSPMGTVHGLSKYPYMREGRRIIGRPSWGQPEGFGIWEVDISRRNYNDEYYRQTLPANMYRNLKATVAGFEATSVIRGEIPPEKAIRRSRSTIYPDAVGIGHYAIDFHPCMAKSPVEAPGNKERAGERRGAGQSYPFQIALRAMIPQKIDNLLVGGKSIATSHIAAAAYRVHSFEWSSGAAAGTVASFALKQGIDPYQLIDDLPQQEPQLQNLRKLLEQNGNPTAFPNTSIFNESWDDWR, encoded by the coding sequence ATGAACCGTAGACCAAAAAAAGGCTTGCAAACAGTTATCAGCTTCAGCTTATTTACCACCTTCCTCACCCCCTACGCGGTTAGTTATACCCCCCCACGCACCCCAGATAAAACTGTCAACTGTGAGATTCTGATTGTGGGTGGTGGACTGTCTGGAGTAGCTACAGCTTATGAAGGTTTACTTGCAGGACGCACAGTTTGTTTAACAGAAATAACCGACTGGTTGGGGGGACAAATCTCTTCTCAAGGGACATCTGCATTAGATGAAAGACCAACTCAACGAGATAAACAATTCTATTCTCGCGGATATTTGGAATTGCGCGATCGCATTGAACGGAAATATGGCAAACTGAATCCTGGTGATTGTTGGGTAAGTGATTCCTGCTTTCTTCCCCATGATGCTCACGATATCATGGCACAAATGCTCAAGGATGCCGAAAAAAAGGGAAAAGGAAAGTTACAATGGTTTCCGAATACAGTAATTAAAGATTTAGAAATTAGTAAAGATGGCAAAATTATTAATAACGCCATAGCTATTCAACATCAACCAGCAGAAAATCAACCACCTCTAAATACTAATCCTTTATCTCAAACAATTGAAGATGCGTATAGTTATAAAAATTCATCTCTTTTAAATAAAACTATTATTCGTTTTCTGCCGAAACCTGAACAAAACAATTTAGGAAAATGGTATGTTGTAGATGCAAGTGAAACTGGAGAAATTATAGCTTTAGCCGATGTTCCTTATCGTTTGGGAATTGATGCCCGTTCTTATCTAGAACCTTCATCTTCTAGCACTACAAATGATCCTTACTGTACCCAGGGTTTCACTTATACCTTTGCAATGGAGGCAACAAACGAACCGCAAAAACAAATAATGCCACCATTTTATTTACAATATTCACCATATTTCAGTTATGAATTAAAGCGATTAGCAAATTTTGATTTAGTATTTACATATCGGCGGATTTGGAGTCCCCAAAAAGGACAACCAACTAATTTCAATGGTGTTAAGTTTACCGCACCTACACCAGGGGATATTTCCATGCAAAACTGGACTTGGGGCAATGATTACCGTCCAGGAACAGCCGCAGATAATTTAGTTTATACTCGGCAACAATTGCAAGCAAAGGGACAGTTAAAACCAGGAGGTTGGCAAGGAGGACTACGCACAGAAACTCTCCGTAAAGCTGAGGAAAAGGCATTTTCTTTTTTTTATTGGTTATATGGAGGAACTACAGATTCTCAGTTAGGTAATGGTGTTAAAAAACCGCAAACAAATATCCGTTTCTTAACAGGTTTAGATTCGCCAATGGGGACAGTTCATGGTTTATCTAAATACCCTTATATGCGGGAAGGAAGAAGGATAATTGGCCGTCCTAGTTGGGGACAACCAGAGGGTTTTGGCATTTGGGAAGTTGATATTTCTCGACGTAATTATAATGATGAATATTATCGTCAAACTCTACCAGCAAATATGTATCGCAATTTAAAAGCAACAGTAGCTGGTTTTGAAGCGACTTCTGTAATTAGGGGGGAAATTCCTCCAGAAAAAGCTATCCGCAGAAGTCGTTCGACAATTTACCCTGACGCTGTGGGTATTGGTCATTATGCTATAGATTTTCATCCTTGCATGGCAAAAAGCCCGGTGGAAGCACCTGGTAATAAGGAACGCGCGGGAGAAAGACGGGGTGCCGGTCAATCTTATCCTTTCCAAATTGCGCTCAGAGCCATGATTCCTCAAAAAATAGATAATTTATTGGTAGGGGGAAAAAGTATTGCTACGAGCCATATAGCTGCGGCTGCTTATCGAGTTCATTCTTTTGAATGGTCTTCTGGTGCGGCTGCGGGAACTGTGGCTAGTTTTGCACTCAAACAGGGAATTGACCCCTATCAATTAATTGATGATTTACCTCAACAAGAACCGCAATTACAAAATTTAAGAAAGCTGTTAGAACAAAATGGTAATCCTACGGCTTTTCCTAATACTTCTATTTTTAATGAAAGTTGGGACGATTGGCGGTAG
- a CDS encoding family 10 glycosylhydrolase, whose product MSQQKKEPNGCGCANIPFSLVIVIFGGGYWWFSQPGNLDISKFLPQIQKLNIPIFNPPPIASTIPNSSSSTIVNIPSHSQPIVSKIPTSAISKNQQVISKTIIPKTPWQKKVIRGIYLSRYQVTNNADEKTIRERVRYYHSQGFNTIIHGVWGNACTMYNSKVMQQTLGYKSCPNLFQDQWLDWLIDEAHKQGMQVHAYFEKGIKIDKNSPIFNLAIAKKWIVPGVDKTYSGIDHYVLDVEIPEVANFFKNILVEFVQRYPKIDAVQWDDYLGYHAELPGKVDRTAKLTTFVQQMIKGMKQANPTVSFDICHHNPYWAKRYFAADWQKWNVDRVFIQVYNDANFKEELNYVKNSAGIAISEQQFHRLKELVNNPAVKSVLVFPSSGKPEETASSLNSFMMKSGGFQ is encoded by the coding sequence ATGTCACAACAAAAAAAAGAACCAAATGGATGTGGATGTGCAAATATTCCATTTTCTCTAGTTATAGTTATTTTCGGAGGTGGTTATTGGTGGTTTAGTCAGCCAGGAAATTTAGATATTAGCAAATTTCTACCTCAGATACAAAAATTGAATATTCCTATTTTTAATCCTCCTCCGATTGCTTCTACAATTCCTAATTCTTCTTCATCAACAATTGTTAATATCCCTTCTCATTCTCAGCCAATTGTTTCTAAAATTCCTACTTCTGCTATTTCTAAAAATCAGCAAGTTATCAGCAAAACAATTATCCCCAAAACTCCTTGGCAGAAAAAAGTAATTAGAGGCATTTATTTAAGTCGTTATCAAGTTACTAATAATGCCGATGAAAAAACAATTCGTGAGAGAGTTCGTTACTATCACTCTCAAGGTTTTAATACTATTATTCATGGTGTTTGGGGTAATGCTTGTACTATGTATAACAGTAAGGTTATGCAGCAAACTTTAGGCTATAAAAGTTGTCCAAATCTATTTCAAGATCAATGGCTAGATTGGCTGATTGATGAGGCACATAAACAGGGTATGCAGGTTCATGCTTATTTTGAGAAAGGGATTAAAATAGATAAAAATAGCCCAATTTTTAATTTAGCGATCGCTAAAAAATGGATTGTTCCTGGTGTAGACAAAACTTATTCTGGCATTGATCATTATGTTCTTGATGTAGAAATTCCTGAAGTTGCTAATTTCTTTAAAAATATCTTGGTAGAATTCGTCCAAAGGTATCCCAAAATTGATGCTGTGCAATGGGATGATTATCTTGGTTATCATGCTGAATTACCAGGAAAGGTAGATCGCACTGCTAAGTTAACGACTTTTGTGCAACAAATGATTAAGGGGATGAAACAAGCTAATCCGACCGTTAGTTTTGATATTTGTCATCATAACCCCTATTGGGCTAAACGATATTTCGCGGCTGATTGGCAAAAATGGAATGTAGATAGAGTGTTTATTCAAGTTTATAATGATGCTAATTTTAAAGAAGAACTAAATTATGTGAAAAATTCAGCGGGAATTGCTATTAGTGAGCAACAATTCCATCGTTTAAAAGAATTAGTAAATAACCCTGCTGTTAAAAGTGTTTTAGTTTTTCCCTCATCTGGAAAACCAGAGGAAACAGCTTCTAGCTTAAACAGTTTTATGATGAAATCAGGTGGCTTTCAGTAA
- a CDS encoding DUF29 domain-containing protein has product MNTFPLYTNDFHSWTQEQVNLLKTQQWDTLDTINIIEELETLGRKERQEFRNRLAVLLGHLLKWQFQAEKRSSSWLSTIREQRIQIKLLLQDSPSLKPYLEEVFLTAYELGLALAMRETQLGQQVFPEICPYTCEQTLSSEFLPD; this is encoded by the coding sequence ATGAACACATTTCCACTTTATACAAATGACTTCCACTCTTGGACTCAAGAACAGGTTAATTTACTTAAAACTCAACAATGGGATACATTAGATACTATTAACATTATTGAAGAACTAGAAACTTTGGGAAGAAAAGAAAGACAAGAATTTAGAAACAGATTAGCCGTGTTGCTAGGACATTTATTAAAGTGGCAATTTCAAGCAGAAAAACGAAGTAGTAGTTGGTTGAGTACAATTCGAGAACAACGGATTCAAATCAAACTACTTTTACAAGATAGTCCCAGTTTAAAACCGTATTTAGAGGAAGTTTTTCTCACAGCTTATGAATTAGGTTTAGCATTAGCAATGCGAGAAACTCAATTAGGTCAACAGGTATTTCCTGAGATATGTCCTTATACTTGCGAACAAACCCTCAGTTCTGAATTTCTACCAGATTAA
- the clpS gene encoding ATP-dependent Clp protease adapter ClpS yields MVTRIADMYSMASAPTVTPDRVNQVTRKTYPNYKVIVLNDDFNTFQHVSECLMKYIPGMSGDRAWDLTNQVHYEGQAIVWTGPQEQAELYHQQLRRAGLTMAPLEAA; encoded by the coding sequence ATGGTAACAAGAATTGCAGATATGTACAGTATGGCTTCAGCACCAACTGTGACACCTGACCGAGTTAATCAAGTGACTCGGAAAACCTATCCTAATTATAAGGTGATTGTATTGAATGATGATTTCAATACTTTTCAGCACGTGTCTGAGTGTTTAATGAAGTATATTCCAGGGATGTCGGGCGATCGCGCTTGGGATCTCACAAATCAGGTCCACTATGAAGGACAAGCTATTGTCTGGACTGGACCCCAAGAACAAGCGGAATTATATCATCAACAACTGCGTCGGGCTGGGTTGACAATGGCTCCTCTGGAAGCTGCTTAA
- a CDS encoding metal-binding protein gives MSKPTDGRLVWNHSTHIPGLIPILERLCRQDGIGTVTPAVIGRARGHAPKMQLRVSVPIRGGYKIIARQGKTVQEVFILTTLLQDELEGAIAIAMRIA, from the coding sequence ATGTCTAAACCCACTGATGGTAGGCTAGTTTGGAATCATTCTACCCATATTCCTGGTCTTATTCCCATTTTAGAACGTTTGTGCAGACAGGATGGGATTGGGACTGTCACACCTGCGGTCATTGGTAGAGCCAGAGGTCATGCACCAAAAATGCAGTTGCGTGTGTCCGTACCCATTCGCGGTGGTTATAAAATCATTGCTCGTCAAGGTAAGACGGTGCAAGAAGTGTTTATCCTCACAACTTTACTACAGGATGAACTTGAAGGTGCGATCGCTATTGCTATGAGAATTGCTTAA
- a CDS encoding molybdenum cofactor biosynthesis protein MoaE gives MIITKPRIEDSFGVTLAPLSVEEVYTKADNPANGAVVVMSGMVRNQTDGKPVVALEYQAYEPMALQVFYQIANDIRDQWPIVSRVVIYHRVGRLSVGEISVVVAVGCPHRGEAFAACEYAINTLKHNAPIWKKEHWQNGSTSWVSIGICEESC, from the coding sequence ATGATCATAACTAAACCAAGAATTGAAGATAGCTTTGGGGTAACATTAGCACCATTGTCTGTAGAAGAGGTATACACAAAGGCAGATAATCCTGCTAATGGTGCTGTAGTAGTGATGAGTGGCATGGTTCGTAATCAAACCGATGGTAAGCCTGTAGTAGCATTGGAATATCAAGCTTATGAACCGATGGCGTTACAGGTATTTTATCAAATTGCTAATGATATTCGTGATCAATGGCCGATTGTGAGTCGGGTAGTGATATATCACCGCGTTGGCAGATTATCTGTTGGAGAAATTAGTGTAGTTGTGGCTGTAGGTTGTCCCCATCGTGGTGAAGCTTTTGCAGCTTGTGAGTATGCTATTAATACATTAAAACACAATGCGCCGATTTGGAAAAAAGAACATTGGCAAAATGGTTCTACTAGTTGGGTAAGTATTGGTATATGTGAAGAAAGTTGTTGA
- a CDS encoding DMT family transporter, with protein sequence MQVQLSGSKNPLAYLLLIAPFFLWGTAMVAMKGVIPHTTPLFMAGVRLIPAGVLILMVAAFMGKPQPKSWLAWLWIIIFALVDGTLFQGFLAEGLVRTNAGLGSVMIDSQPLAVALLSLWLFQEHIGVWGWLGLGLGIAGISLIGLPQEWIFHVLNSGITISMDNWQQLFNNGEWLMLLAALSMAVGTVMIRFVCRYVDPVTATGWHMIIGGLPLWGISSGLESQQWQNLIPLDWIALSYATVFGSAIAYGLFFYFASSGNLTSLSSLTFLTPIFALIFGYIFLSEILTTIQWLGVFLTLISIYLINQRENIGGTNQTITIPETTTTEQSLTLEVSAKKGE encoded by the coding sequence ATGCAAGTGCAACTCAGTGGATCTAAAAATCCCCTAGCTTATCTACTATTAATTGCTCCTTTTTTCCTTTGGGGTACAGCAATGGTAGCCATGAAAGGAGTAATTCCCCACACCACACCCCTATTTATGGCCGGAGTCAGGTTAATACCTGCGGGGGTGTTAATTCTCATGGTGGCTGCATTTATGGGGAAGCCCCAACCTAAAAGTTGGTTAGCATGGTTGTGGATTATTATATTTGCTTTAGTTGATGGCACTTTATTTCAAGGCTTTTTAGCAGAAGGTTTAGTCAGAACCAATGCTGGCTTAGGTTCGGTGATGATAGACTCCCAACCGCTTGCAGTGGCTTTACTTTCCCTCTGGCTATTTCAAGAACATATTGGTGTATGGGGATGGTTAGGGTTAGGTTTGGGAATCGCAGGAATTAGTCTGATTGGTTTACCCCAAGAGTGGATTTTTCATGTTCTGAACTCAGGAATCACAATCTCCATGGATAATTGGCAACAGTTATTTAATAATGGTGAGTGGTTAATGTTACTAGCTGCTTTATCAATGGCTGTGGGAACAGTGATGATTCGATTTGTCTGCCGATATGTAGATCCAGTAACAGCTACAGGATGGCACATGATTATCGGAGGCTTGCCTTTGTGGGGAATTTCTTCAGGATTAGAATCCCAACAGTGGCAAAATCTTATCCCATTGGATTGGATAGCGTTAAGTTATGCTACTGTTTTTGGCAGTGCGATCGCTTATGGTTTATTTTTCTATTTTGCTTCTAGTGGAAATCTCACCAGTTTAAGTTCTCTGACTTTTCTTACACCCATTTTCGCTTTAATATTCGGTTATATTTTTCTTTCAGAAATCCTCACAACTATCCAATGGTTAGGAGTTTTTCTCACCTTAATCAGTATTTATTTAATTAACCAGCGAGAAAATATCGGGGGAACAAATCAGACAATAACTATCCCGGAAACAACTACTACAGAACAATCATTAACTTTAGAAGTATCCGCCAAAAAAGGCGAATAG
- a CDS encoding LD-carboxypeptidase: MSLPILPPALKPGDLLRVIAPSGALREFEAFNQGVEIWKAHGYRIGISDNIDSRHGYLAGTDAQRRQQLATAWQDPECKGILCARGGFGSARILENWTWQENEITPKWLIGFSDITALLWSLHDAGIVGVHGPVMTTLANEPEWSIQRLFDIVEGRPLAPLKGCGWGGGEVTGLLLPGNLTVATHLLGTPILPNLDGVILAWEDVTETPYRIDRMLTQWLASGVLSKIRGIALGGFTQCEAPPNIPSFTVEEVLRERLGNLGIPIVSDLPFGHDSPNAALPAGVMATLDAKEGILHF, encoded by the coding sequence ATGTCACTTCCTATCTTACCTCCAGCCCTCAAACCAGGTGATTTACTGCGCGTCATTGCCCCCAGTGGTGCATTACGAGAATTTGAGGCCTTTAATCAGGGTGTGGAAATTTGGAAAGCGCATGGCTACCGCATTGGAATCAGTGATAACATAGATAGCAGACATGGTTATCTAGCTGGTACGGATGCCCAACGTCGTCAGCAATTAGCCACAGCATGGCAAGATCCTGAATGCAAGGGTATTCTCTGCGCGAGAGGGGGTTTTGGTAGCGCTCGCATTTTAGAAAATTGGACTTGGCAAGAAAATGAAATTACACCTAAATGGTTAATCGGCTTTTCTGACATCACAGCCTTGCTTTGGAGTCTTCATGATGCCGGGATTGTCGGTGTACATGGTCCCGTGATGACTACCCTAGCCAATGAGCCAGAATGGTCAATACAGAGGCTATTTGACATAGTAGAAGGTCGTCCCCTTGCACCTTTAAAAGGTTGTGGTTGGGGTGGTGGTGAGGTGACAGGGTTGTTGCTTCCGGGTAATCTCACAGTAGCAACTCATCTTTTAGGAACACCGATTTTGCCTAATCTTGATGGTGTCATCTTAGCCTGGGAGGATGTGACAGAAACACCTTATCGCATTGATAGGATGTTAACTCAATGGCTTGCTAGTGGGGTTTTATCCAAAATTCGTGGTATTGCCTTGGGAGGGTTTACACAGTGTGAAGCCCCACCAAATATCCCTAGTTTTACTGTAGAAGAAGTATTAAGAGAACGCCTTGGTAATTTAGGAATTCCCATAGTTTCGGATTTACCATTTGGTCATGATAGCCCTAATGCTGCTTTACCTGCGGGAGTTATGGCAACATTGGACGCTAAGGAAGGAATCCTGCATTTTTGA
- a CDS encoding response regulator, with product MRLTPVYYVILRLESVAGAEATTVASAAEFLNVLESFQPDVVVSDIGMPEVDGYTLLRQVRSLSPDQGGQVPAIALTAYAGEIDRQQAIAAGFQKHIVKPIEPDKLVVAIVSLLSRQVLS from the coding sequence ATACGATTAACCCCAGTATACTACGTTATTTTGAGATTAGAGAGTGTGGCTGGAGCCGAAGCAACAACCGTCGCCTCTGCCGCTGAATTTCTCAATGTCCTGGAGTCATTTCAGCCCGATGTGGTAGTGAGTGATATTGGAATGCCAGAAGTAGATGGCTATACGCTGCTCAGACAGGTGCGGTCTCTGTCCCCAGATCAGGGAGGGCAGGTTCCGGCGATCGCTCTGACTGCCTACGCTGGCGAAATTGATCGGCAACAAGCGATCGCCGCAGGCTTTCAGAAACACATTGTCAAGCCCATTGAACCCGATAAATTGGTGGTGGCGATCGTTAGTTTACTGAGCAGGCAAGTGCTATCTTGA